In Phycisphaerae bacterium RAS1, the genomic window GGCGCAAAGGGTACTTCGTCGATTTCTTCGGGCGCAAGGCGTCGACGTACAAGTCGATCGCGCTGTTGGCGATTCAGTATCGCGCGGCGGTCATCGTGGGCTACGCGGTGCGGACGCGGACGGGTTTTCACTACCGCATCGGCGTCGAGCGGATCATCCAGCCGGACGAATGGGCGGGGCGGCCGGACGAGGCGTTGTGGATTACGCAGGCGTTTTCGACAGCGATGGAGGCTTCGATCCGGCGGCACCCGGAGCAGTATTTGTGGATGCACCGGCGGTGGAAACACCGGCCGAAGGAGGAGGCGGGTTAGGGGCAGAACCCAGGCGGGCTAGGGTCAGAACCCAGGCGGGTTAGGGTCAGAACCCAGGCGGGTTAGGGACAGAACCCGCGGGCGCATTTCAATCTAGGTTGCGAACGGCGGTGCTTTTCGGAACCCGCCGCGCCAAGCGGCGGGTTGACGATCGTGGCCGATCGCGCCAAGCGTGCCGGAGACGTCTATCCGCCGCTGCCGCGGCGGGTTCGGACGGATTGCAACCTGAAACCTGACGCGCCCAGAACGCACGGCGAAGCGGCGAAGCGCTTGTCCGCGCCATGCCCGCGGGGTAAAAAACGCGCACGGCGGTCGCATCATGGATGACGCGGGCGCCGGTCGAACATGGCCACTATTCCCGGAACACACGCTCCTCAGCAGGACCTGCCCGTCGCGCGGAATGAGCGCACGCTGCGAAGCGAGCGCGTCACGCTGGACGAGCACGGCCCGCTCAGTCTCTACGACGGCCTGATCGTCTTCATCACCGGCGTGCTGATGGTCATCGGCGTGGTGATGGTCTACTCGGCGTCGGTGACGCTTCAGGGGGCGGCGTTTGATCCGCGCGAGTGGTGGAAATCGCCGCTGCGGCAGTGCGTCTTCACGCTGGCCGGGTTCCTGACGCTGGTTTTCGTGGCGCACGTGGACTACCGCGCGCTGTCGGCCGATTCGCGTTGGGGACGCGCATGCGCGGCGGGGTTGTGGCTGGCGGCGCTGGGCCTGCTGGTGGCGGTGCTGATTCCGGGCGTCGGCTCGGAGCAGCTCGGCGCCCGCCGCTGGCTGGTGCTGCTGCGAAGTCCGTTCACGCTCGGGTTTCAGCCGGGCGAGTTCGCCAAGGTGGCGCTGGTGGTTTGCCTGGCGGCGCTCTTGAGTGCGTCGGGGTTTGACGTGCGGCGCTTCTGGCGCGGGTTCGTGCCGGCGTGCAGCGTCGGCGGCGTGCTGATTGCGCTGACGGGCATCGAGGATTTCGGCACGGCGGCGCTGATGGGCGTGCTCATGGTGGCGATGCTGGTGCTCGGCGGGGCGCGCTGGCTGCACCTGGGCGCCGTGACGATGGCGGGGTTGGCTGCCGGGGCGGCGCTGCTGGCGGCGGAGCCTTACCGAGTGCAGCGGCTCAAAACCTTTCTGTCTGAAACACCTGACCCCGCCGGCGATGGATACCAGGTGATGCAGGGGCTGATCGCGATCGCGTCGGGCGGCTGGTGGGGGCGCGGGCTGGGGGCCGGGATTCAGAAATACGGCTACCTGCCGCAGGATAACAACGATTTCATTCTCGCCGTGATCTGCGAGGAGTTCGGCGTCGCGGGGGGCATCACGGTGATCGCGCTATTCCTGTGTTTTCTGCTGCGCGGCTGGTGGATTTCGGCCAGGGCC contains:
- the ftsW gene encoding Peptidoglycan glycosyltransferase FtsW; protein product: MATIPGTHAPQQDLPVARNERTLRSERVTLDEHGPLSLYDGLIVFITGVLMVIGVVMVYSASVTLQGAAFDPREWWKSPLRQCVFTLAGFLTLVFVAHVDYRALSADSRWGRACAAGLWLAALGLLVAVLIPGVGSEQLGARRWLVLLRSPFTLGFQPGEFAKVALVVCLAALLSASGFDVRRFWRGFVPACSVGGVLIALTGIEDFGTAALMGVLMVAMLVLGGARWLHLGAVTMAGLAAGAALLAAEPYRVQRLKTFLSETPDPAGDGYQVMQGLIAIASGGWWGRGLGAGIQKYGYLPQDNNDFILAVICEEFGVAGGITVIALFLCFLLRGWWISARAPDRLGQLLATGLTLMITLQAAFNVGVITNSIPTKGISLPFVSAGGSGVLFLGLAVGLLAGVGRRRTT